The nucleotide sequence aataataaaaacagcaaggtaacaagtggtaaaaaaagtgagtgtaaatgatattgcaatgataggaaacaaggcctagggttcatactttcactagtgcaagttctctcaacaataataacatagataaatcatataacaatccctcaacatacaacaaagagtcactccaaagacactaatagcggagaacaaacaaagagattatggtagggtacgaaaccacctcaaagttattctttcggatcaatctattcaagagttcgtactagaataacaccttaagacacaaatcaaccaaaaccctaatgtcacctagatactccattgtcacctcaagtatacatgggcatgattatacgatatgcatcacacaatctcagattcatctattcaaccaacacaaagtaattcAAAGAGTGTCCCGAAGTTTCTActgaagagtcaagaacgtgtgccaacccctatgcataggttcatgggcggaacccgcaagttggtcaccaaaacatacatcaagaggcacatgatatcccattgtcaccacagataagcacggcaagacatacatcaagtgttctcataaaagactcaattcgataagataacttcaaaggggaaactcaattcatcacaagagagtagagggggagaaacatcataagatccaactacaatagcaaagctcgggatacatcaagatcatgccatagagggaacacgagagaaaacacgagagagggagagatcaaacacatagctactggtacataccctcagcctcgagggtgaactactccctcctcgtcatggagagcgccgggatgatgaagatggccaccagtgatggatccccctccggcagggtgccgggaagggctcccgagaggtttttggtggctacagaggcttgcggcggcggaactcccgatctatcttgatattcaatgattttagggtacgtaggcttatataggcgaaagaagtcggtcggggggtgctcgaggggcccacgagacaggggggcgcgcccagtaggggggcacgccctcctatctcgtggcctcctcgaggatcttctgacgtgaactccaagtctcctgggtgatattcttcccaaaaataacactatcgaaggtttcattccgtttggactccgtttgatattccttttcttcgaaatactgaaacatgcaataaaacagcaatatgggctgggcctccggtcaataggttagtcccgaaagtaacataaaagtgtataataaagtccataatcattcaaaacagataatataatagcatggaacaataaaaaattatagatacgttggagacatatcaagcatccccaagcttaattcttgctcgtcctcgagtaggtaaatgataaaagcagaattttttatgtggaatgctacctagcatgattttcaaagtaatttctctttattgtggcatgaatgttcagatccaaatgattcaagataaaagcttataaaacataaaaataataatgcttcaaagcatactaacaaataatcatgtcctatcaaaatagcatagccaaagaaatcttatccctacaaaatcatatagttaggccatgtgcattttcattacacaaaatactcccatcatgcacaaccccgatgatgagccgagcaattgtttcatactttttaacatgcttcggctttttcaactcttacgcaatacatgagcgtaagccatggacatagcactatggtggtatatggtggtggttgtgaggacaaaaagagggagaagatagtctcacatcaactaggcatatcaacgggctatggtgatgcccatcaatagatatcaatgtgagtgagtaggaattgccatgcaacggatgcactagagctataaatatatgaaagctcaacaaaaagaaactaagtgggtgtgcatccaacttgcttgctcacaaagacctagggcattttgaggaagcccatcattggaatatacaagccaagttctataatgaaaaattcctactagtatatgaaagtgacaacatatgagactctctatcatgaagatcatggtgctaatttgaagcacaagtgtggaaaaagagatagtagcattgtcccttctctcgttttctctttttttttcttttttttttgatgggcttctttggcctcttttatttttataaagtccgaagtctcatcccgacttgtggggaaatcatagtcttcatcattctttcctcactgggacaatgctataataatgaagatcatcacacttctatggatttacaactcgagaattacaactcaaagctaggacaaaatatgactctatatgaatgtcttcggcggtgtaccgggatatgcaatgaatcaagagcgacatgtatgaaaattatgaaggtggccttgccacaaatacgatgtcaactacatgatcatgcaaatagcaatatgacaatgatgatacgtgtcataataaacggaatgatggaaagttgcatggcaatatatctcggaatggctatggaaatgacataataggtaggtatggtggctgttttgaggaaggtaaataatgggttcaataccggcgaaagttgcgcggtaataagagaggctagcaaagtggaaggatgagtgtgcgtatatccatggactcacattagtcataaagaactcatatacttattgcaaaagtctacttagccctcgaagcaaagtactactacgcatgccccaagagggatagattggtaggaaaagaccatcgctcgtccccgactgccactcataaggaagacaatcaaaagagcacctcatgcaacaaatttgtcacacaactttttccatacgtgcatgctacgggacttgccaacttcaacaaaagtatttctcaatttcataattatccactagcatgaccctaacattactacctttatatctcaaaacaattatcaagcaacaaattgatcatagcatccaatttacttcctatgatagttttcatttaaattaccatgctgtttaagactctcaaaataatataagtgaagcactagagactagcaatttcttcaaaatataaccaccgccatgctctaaaagatataagtgaagtactagagcaaacgacaaactactccgaaagatataagtgaagatcaaagagtagctaaataattatgcaactatgcaaagactctctctcattaaggaatttcagatcttggtatcttattcaatacgcaagcaaagcaaaataaaagacattgcaaggatagcacaactcatgtgaagaagcaaaaacttaggctcaaccgatactaaccgatgattgttgaagaagaaaggtgggatgcctaccggggcatccccaagcttagatgcttgagaatttttgaaatattatcttggggtgccttgggcatccccaagcttgaacttttgtgtctccttaattgctCTCATATCATGgcttctctttttatcaaaagcttcattcacaacaaactcaacaagaattcATGAGATagattagtataaaccaatgcaaaaccatatcatcttctactgtaacaaatcactaaaattattattcaaaatttaatACTAAAtgtctatgcatatttaatactcctatcctcaaatagaatcattaaacaagcaaacatatgcaaacaatgcaaacataacagcaatctaccaaaacagtatagtctgtaaagaatgcaagagtatcaatacttacctgactccaaaaattatgaactaaaattctcaCTGTAatgaatttatcagagctcaatatgaaaaaatattcaatgttataccattctctgacttttctagggaatttttgcaacatcggtatactttctgttttcaaacagcaacatgtatactagcaaaataagcatggcaaaggatatccttgactttttttattgaaactaaagaagcaaaagattattctaactaacagcaagcaaatactaacaagataaaatgacgctgcaagcaaaacacatatcatgtggcgaataaaaatatagctccaagtaaagttaccgatgaacgaagacaaaagaggggatgccatccggggcatccccaaacttaggctcttggttgtccttgaatattaccctggggtgccttgggtatccccaatcttaggctctttccactccttattccatagtccatcgaatctttaccgaaaacttgaaaacttcaaccacacaaaactcgtaagctccgttagtataagaaaataaaaccaccacttaggtattgtaatgaactctttctaaattcatattggtgtaaaacctactgtattctaacttctctatggttcataccacttaatactagccatggatacatcaaaataagcaaacaatacaacgaaaacagaatctgtcaaaaacagaacagtctgtagtaatctgtatcaaacatatacctctggaaccccaaaaattatgaaataaattgctggacctgagtaatttgtctattaatcatcttaaaaaataatcaacctaaaagcactctccagtaaaaaatggcagctattctcgtgagcgcaaaagtttctgttttctacagcaagatcacataaacttcaccccaagtcttcccaaaggtcctacttggcactttattgaaacaaaagctataaaacatgattactacagtagcacaaTCATTtgtacacacaaaaatagtaagggtaaatattgggttgtctcccaacaagcgcttttctttaatgcctttttagctaggcatgatgatggcaatgatgctcacataaaagataagaattgaaacataacgggagcatcatgaagcatatgactagcacatttaagcctaacccagttcctatgcatagggattttgtgagcaaacaacttatgggaacaataatcaactagcaaaggtggaaggtaaaacaagcatagcttcaaaactttaagcacatagagaggaaacttgatattattgcaattcctacaagcgtaagttcctccctcataataattttcagtagcatcatgaatgaattcaactatataaccagcacctaaagcattattttcatgatctacaagcatagaaaatttactactctccacacaagcaaaattcttctcattcggaatagtgagagtatcataagagacttgaacactaaaaattgtttccacattaaaagagtaacgttcagaaaaagggtaatcataatcatgacaagttttgtaaatataatcatcactactttttataccataagtttcatcacaataatcatcataagtagcaacttcgttctcatcataatcgattgaaacctctcccaagacagtggaatcactaaataaagttgacactattccaaatccactttcattttcatcacaaatagattcaacatcctccaaaacagtgggatcactacttcctaaagttgacactcttccgaacccactttcatcaatataatcatcataggtagtaggcatgctatcatcataacaactttgcatatcaaaacttaggatgctaaaaatatcatcttcattaaacgtagcatctccaagcttgggacaaacattaatttcagcaaatatattctcaaatatttcatactcatcaaacatagcttccccgaGCTTGGGCCCttacatatcataagcataatcactctcatcattaaaaatatggatagcaccaatagtaaagcaaatatcatcatcacaatgagtagtaggagcaacatcatttgggagggatacctttttacctttgctgccccttctcttccttttcttcttctcattatgtgtgggttcaaccttctttattgatgggattggttgagtagaaagctcctcctcgttacctgaatcatcataataaataataggaggaggttgggaagtctcttccctttcattagtattctcttcatcttctatttgctttcttttctttagggaattggcaatataaggattttcaatgcaattcactgcacaaaacatataaatcttttctagatcaatatcaaggaaatgcctaagattaaattctggaataggcttagttaaacgtttcaactcttcacaacccaaaagcaatctaagttcattgtaatgagaagggaagatcaaattatcacaatttttggacacgatccgatcatgaaacaatttgcattggaggtgtaaatgatcttgtttattacaaaattcacaacgggaaagatatcttaaattctTCGCACTCTTATCTATCCTTTCTTGCAACCTCTTAGTTCCTaaatacttatgcttcttgcaatatacatcttctctatttggtgtgttcatgcaaacatgcactccacaaaagttgacatgctcataagatatattttcatcatgactagagcaatcatcattagtactatggatattcaaggagtttatactaacaacattgaaatcatgctcatcattcaaagatttagtaccaagcattttaaagcattcttcttctagcacttgagcacaattttcctttccatcaaactcacgaaagatattaaaaagacgaagtgtatgaaacaaacttaactccatttttttgtagttttcttttataaactaaactagtgataaaacaagaaactaaaagactcgattgcaagatctaaagatataccttcaagcgctaacctccccggcaacggcgccagaaaagagcttgatgtctactacacaaccttcttcttgtagacgttgttgggcttgcaaatgcacgggtttgtaggacagtagcaaattcccctcaagtggatgacctaaggtttatcaatccgtaggaggcgtaggatgaagatggtctctctcaaacaaccctgcaaccaaataacaaagagtctcttgtgtccccaacacacccaatacaatggtaatttgtataggtgcactagttcggcgaagagatggtgatacaagtgcaaaatagatagtaaataaaggtttttgtaatctgaaataataaaaatagcaaggtaacaagtggtaaaaaagtgagtgtaaacggtattgcaatgataggaaacaaggcctagggttcatactttcactagtgcaagttctctcaacaataataacatagatagatcatataacaatccctcaacatgcaacaaagagtcactccaaagacactaatagcggagaacaaacgaagagattatggtagggtacgaaaccacctcaaagttattctttcggatcaatctattcaagagttcgtactagaataacaccttaagacacaaatcaaccaaaaccctaatgtcacctagatactccattgtcacctcaagtatccgtgggcataattatacgatatgcatcacacaatctcagattcatctattcaaccaacacaaagtacttcaaagagtgccccaaagtttctactggagagtcaagaacgtgtgccaacccctatgcataggttcatgggcggaacccgcaagttggtcaccaaaacatacatcaagaggcacatgatatcccattatcaccacagataagcacggcaagacatacatcaagtgttctcataaaagactcaatccgataagataacttcaaaggggaaactcaattcatcacaagagagtagcgggggagaaacatcataagatccaactacaatagcaaagctcgagatacatcaagatcgtgccatagagggaacacgagagagaacatgagagagagagatcaaacacatagctactggtacataccctcagcctcgagggtgaactactccctcctcgtcatggagagcgccgggatgatgaagatggccaccggtgatggatccccctctggcagggtgccgggaagggctcccgagtggtttttggtggctacagaggcttgcgatggcggaactcccaatctatcttgatattcaatagttttagggtacgtaggcttatataggcaaaagaagtcggtcgaggggtgctcgaggggcccacgagacagggggcgcgcccagtaggggggggcgccctccaatctcgtggcctcctcgaggctcttctgacgtgaactccaagtctcctgggggatattcttcccaaaaataacgctgccgaaggtttcattccgtttggactccgtttgatattccttttctttgaaatacagaagcaggcaataaaacaacaatatgggttgggcctccggtcaataggttagtcccaaaagtaatataaaagtgtataataaagcccataatcattcaaaacagataatataatagcatggaacaataaaaaattatagatacgttggagacgtatcacacggctGCACCCACGGCGGAAGGAGTCGGCCCAGCGCAAAGCTGCGCCCACTGCGGCTGGCCCGACGCACGGCTgtggcctcggcccagctggcctgcTCCCTCCTTTACTTTCGGCCTAGCAGGCCCGGTGGGGACTAGGGTTTCACCGTGACCGTCGATCTGAATCCGACGGCCGCCTTTGCTCTTCGCCTGATAAAAAACGATCGATGCGGTTGGGGGCGAGGGGAACCCTAGTCATTTCCTCCCCCCGCGCGCCGCTCGCCTCGCTCTCAGCTGCTCgctcctctctctcccgctcgctTGGTGACGGCTCCACGAGCCACGCCGGCGCGGCGAGCTAGGGCGGAGCGGCGAGCCCGGGCGGCACCCCGACGAGCCAGCCCtttccccttcccctcccctcttCGTTTCCAAGAGAGACAGAGAGAATCCCCATTTTTCCTCCAGTGAGAGATAGAGGAAGAGGAGCGCGGCAACTCTGCACTGTGGCCATCCTCCTCACCGGTCACGCGTCCTCCCTCTGCGATGAGCGCGCCGCCGTCGAGGGATTTGGCCGCGGTGGTTACCCCCACCTTTTTTTCTCTTCCGGCGAGGCAACGCCCTTTTCCGACGACCGCGTGGCCGTCCGgtgctctttgcccttctcggggTGGTTCTTCTTCCCGAATCCTCGGCATGCCGATGTGATTCGGGATCGAGAGGAACGACGCGGCCGGAGTGGCGGCGCACTTTGCCGGCGAGGCCCGAGGCCCTCTGCCGGTGAACTTTCCTTTGCCCTCTGATTAGGGTTCTTTGGGAGgggatctctttttcttttctgtttttgtttctctATACCGAAATCAACTAGCCCGATCtggctgataccattgatagatccTTCGGATCGAAGTAGGCTAGATCatccggtgaacctaccttctcCAGGTGCTGACGAGCTCGATCCAGCATCGGCCATGGAGATGGCAGAGTGTgggcgaggtggtggcggcggagcttcCCGTCGGCCTAGCGCAAAACCCTAGATAGGATTGGTGTGTTGGTGGTGTTATGGTGCACGCTCAACCTCATGATGCGTGCCCCGGCACCCCACCTCTTTATATTGCGCTGGtaacaggggcccaccaaccatggtttggttaggcgcccccgatcagggcgcgagtcaggggcccgttcgaGCCGTTGGGCTCGATCGGGAGGAGATCAACCTAACAAAAGAGTCTCCTGATTGTTTCAGCAGGCTATATTAATCTTTATATTTTCTGGTCCATTCCAAGGCAATGTAGAGATAAGGATGTTATTTTGGCGGGATTAAGAGATCTGATTGGGCGGGATTATTTTCCTCCATTGTTTTATTCAGTTTTGGTGACTAACAAGTATTACGGGTCTTTTTTTTGGTAAAGCAAGTATTACGGGTCGATGTGTATTAGGAaggatattttttattttttattacggGTCCATTGTTTTATTCAGTTTTGGTGACTAACAAGTATTACGGGTCTTTTTTTTGGTAAAGCAAGTATTACGGGTCGATGTGTATTAGGAAGGATAGTTTTGGTGACTAACGGCCCCACGAGGGGAGGCAGGGATGGGCGACACGTATCAGGGGCGCACAGATGGGCGCACGCCTAGGGCGCGGGTAAGCCCCGTCCGGAGATGGTGGCTCCACGAACATCACAGGAGATCCTCGAGATCAATTTCAAGCGTCAGACCAGGAGGGGATCTCGCATGGCGAACTCCGCCGAACGACATACGCGTAGCCTGGGTAAACCTTTTTTAGCGAACCCTAGATCAATGCCTGGTTGTGCGCTAATCAGGACCCAAGAGGGGGCCCCTTTGATGTCGGGGGCCCGGCGCGGCCGCCCCATtcgccccccctcagggccgggccTGTCGACAATGCCCAGATGCATCTAACCATGTTATAATCAAGGAGAGAGTGGTGCCAATTGTCATCCACACCGCCAATAGCACATCCATGTGTTGTAGACATGTGCCGGTGGTGAAGTACATCTGCGGGCACCTCCTTGGATGACGCATGACGGTGACCGGAATAACCCTGAGGTGTATCGTTGTTTCAGAGGATGTCAGTTCAGTAGTGCGGCAGGCAGCGAATCATCATTATGCGGGGGTGAGGGGGTTGTCAGGAGGAGGatgatatttttcttttttttttctcttttctgtttgcATGAGGCAAGGGACCTGGGTTTTCTTGTGCATATGGGAAGGTGGCGGCAGATGGTTTTTCATAAGGGAGATCAAGGGTTTTATAGTAAAGATACGGTTGGAAACACTTTCTAGTATTAATTATATGTAGCCTTAATTATGTGTCTTactaattaattgcattaatgttggATTTCATAATTGACTTGGTGCGAAAAATCCCTACTTAAATAGACTAAATTAATTACACATGTAATTTATTGTCTGGCTAATTAATTGTATTAATGTCTTGATTTCCAAATTGATTCAGTGCTTGGTTTCCAAATTGTTTTGCATTATTGATTGGGTGAAACTTTTTATAATTAACATGATCATCTCGTTCAAGCCTCAATAATACTTTCTCAAATTAATGTGATACTCACGTCGAAAGAATGATACTCTTTGTAATTAACGTGATCCTTCCATTCAACACTCGATTATACTTTTTATAATTGGCATGAGCATTTTGCTTAAAAAATAATACTCTCCATAATTAAAGTGATCTTACTGTCAAACGCTCGATTTAATACTTTTTATAATTAACATGATCCTTCCGTCGAAATAATCATACTCTTCATAATTAATGTGATTCTTCCGTCCAAAAAATGACACTCTTCATAATTACTATGATCTTCCTGTCCCATGAAACAGACCTATTAACTGTCTGGCTAATtagtacatactccctccgtatcaaaattCTTAtgttagattagtctagatactgATGTCAATCAATACtccatccatatttagacaaatctaaaacaagaattttATGATGGATGGAGTATAATTAACTGCTCTAAATAATTAATTGCATGCAACTATGGGCAGGGGAATTAGGCAGCAGATATCCCAGACAATCTTTAGGTACTAATGGTTGCCTGCGAAACCAAACTAAACGAGATACAAATCTACCGTCACGACCGCAGACTCAACAAAGAGAGCGGTCAGCGAGTTGCGAGTACCACTACTCCTACTCCATTCCCACCTTGCTTGCTCTGTCTCTCAGTCTGCGCTTGTGCTGGTCTCTTCTCTCCACGAGTCGAGTTCTTTCTCCACGACCACCACCAGGCACCGACCACCACTGTGCAAGTCTGCAAGATCAATGGAGTGGGAACCGGAGCAACAGGATCTCGGAGGCCTCGGGCTCGCGGGCATCTGTCGCGAGATCTACCGGGCGGTCTTCCGCTCCATCCTCCCGTACGCGGCAGCCGGCGTGGAAGCCGCGCTTCTCTCTGCGCTTTTGCTCGCGCACGTCGCCGCCTTGCGCGGCCTCAGCTCCCTCCTCGAGGCCGACGACGGTTTCCACCTCGTCGGTTTCCTTGCCGGGTTACTCTTCGAGGTCGTCTCGATAATCGTCCTCGACTTCTTCTCGCTCGTCTGCACCGCCGTCTACGTCTTCCTCATCGCCTCCCTCTACTGTACCCAGGGCGACTTCCGCGCTTCTCGGAGACTCCAGCGGCACCTCCCCCGTGTCCCCCTCACGCGGCTCATCCCTACCTTCTTATTCGCACTCGCGCTTGCCTATATCATATTGGTCTTCTCCGTCGTCGCCTTGCTCCTGCTCCATTACGAGGTCGGCCTACCGCTGCAGCTGATGGGCGCAGCCGCTTGCCTCGCCGGAGCGGCCTACGTCGCCCCGGTTTTCCACCTTGCCTGCGTCGCGTCGGTGCTCGAGGACGCCGTCCTCTTGGCCGCTGTGCGCAAGAGCCGCGCGCTCCTCGCCGGCAAGTTCTGGCCCGCGGCGGCCGTCTTCCTCACGCTCGACGGCTGCTTCGTCGCCCTGCAGCTGGCCTTCGCGCGGCTGGTGCTGGGCGACGCGCTGGGCCTCGGCCTCGGGATCCAGGTAGCCGCGGGAGTGGCGACGTTCGTGGCTCTGTGGGTGGTGGTGCTGCTGACGCCGGCGGCGCAGCCGGTGATCTACATGGTGTGCAAGAACCACCACCACGAGGTGGTCGACAAGGTCCACCTCGACTACATCGGAGAGTATGAGCGGCTCGCCGTCGACGGCGACAACGGCGTGGAGCTGCAACCGGTGACGACGGAGCAGATTCCTGAAACTAGTGCCGCGTCTTGCATGTCGACGACTCCACAACGGTAGTAGTACTAACTACTCCAAGAAGCTTTTACCTAGCTAGGTCCAAGAAGATTTGAGACAATTCGTATGATGATTCAGTCATATGATGTGTATTATGTCTGATCCGCTTGTCAGTGTATAAAGACATGCATGCCTGGTAGTTGGGATTATATAATATGTGTGCCGAGTGCAAAATTATACTCATGGATCAAAGTAAGTGCATTTGGATGAACAGTTTGGCATCATGCACCAATTCTAGTGTTTGATTTGTTCCAGTTTTATTTTCCAGAGCAACCCTTACCTTGAGAAAATCAATACATGGATCCACTGTCCATGGTTACTTTAAGATTTGCGCTACTTCTTttaacattttctagaatttatcTTGTTTCAAAGCTTAGCATTGAGTTCTCCCTCTCATTAGAAAGTGCATCTTAATGTTTCATTATGTATCGTCTTCTACCAGCAAACCCGTTCCAAAACAAGTGCATTACCTATTGTTGGTACTCCAAAGAAACATGACGATACACAttgaaacaagaaaaaaaactgAAACATTTTAAAACAAGATAAGAATCTACAACAACCAAAATGGCAATACTGATCTCAAAATAACCATGAACGGTGGATCTATGCATGGTAGATAAACCACTTACCTCTTGACTCTGAATGACATAACCAGTTTCAGAGAAGATATTTTCATTTTCTGAAAGAAATTAGTGAGAGAATG is from Triticum aestivum cultivar Chinese Spring chromosome 1B, IWGSC CS RefSeq v2.1, whole genome shotgun sequence and encodes:
- the LOC123077595 gene encoding uncharacterized protein; protein product: MEWEPEQQDLGGLGLAGICREIYRAVFRSILPYAAAGVEAALLSALLLAHVAALRGLSSLLEADDGFHLVGFLAGLLFEVVSIIVLDFFSLVCTAVYVFLIASLYCTQGDFRASRRLQRHLPRVPLTRLIPTFLFALALAYIILVFSVVALLLLHYEVGLPLQLMGAAACLAGAAYVAPVFHLACVASVLEDAVLLAAVRKSRALLAGKFWPAAAVFLTLDGCFVALQLAFARLVLGDALGLGLGIQVAAGVATFVALWVVVLLTPAAQPVIYMVCKNHHHEVVDKVHLDYIGEYERLAVDGDNGVELQPVTTEQIPETSAASCMSTTPQR